Proteins from a single region of Campylobacter sputorum:
- a CDS encoding LptF/LptG family permease: protein MNRVNRYLLTNFLSSFASLFATLFIIVSIVFFIQISRITSYVSITFFELARLYMFLLPQILLFTIPISFFVSLAISFFKLSKENESIVIFTLGYPTRQIGKFFAILSTFVSILLLGTSLIMIPIAEELSDNFIGHKLNDAQLNIKASQFGQKFSDWMVYIENQSMDQNTTVYENLILYNPKNSDSNDRVLMAKTGYINNFNGTIELKLIDGYSYDIASNVIHATKFDNMIIRSKQKDNSKEIVSIVDYWKQALNDDKRKKDFTINVLVSIFPLASVYFALTFGIVTYRYEKGFIYFGIFGVLFCYFAALMILVKQPFIAIPLIFIVTLLASIFSFKIKILSRY from the coding sequence ATGAACAGAGTAAATAGGTATCTTTTAACTAATTTTTTAAGTAGTTTTGCTTCGCTTTTCGCAACACTTTTTATAATAGTTTCCATTGTATTTTTTATACAAATTTCAAGAATAACATCTTATGTAAGCATAACATTTTTTGAACTAGCTAGACTTTATATGTTTTTGCTTCCACAAATTTTACTTTTTACTATCCCAATAAGTTTTTTTGTATCATTAGCCATAAGTTTTTTTAAACTTTCAAAAGAAAATGAGAGTATAGTTATTTTTACATTAGGATATCCAACTAGACAAATAGGAAAGTTTTTTGCCATATTATCTACTTTTGTAAGCATCCTTTTGCTTGGAACTTCTCTTATAATGATACCAATTGCCGAGGAGTTAAGCGATAATTTTATTGGACACAAGCTAAATGATGCACAGCTTAATATCAAAGCTTCACAATTTGGTCAAAAATTTTCTGATTGGATGGTATATATAGAAAACCAATCAATGGATCAAAATACAACCGTGTATGAAAATTTGATACTATATAATCCAAAAAACAGTGATAGTAACGATAGGGTTTTAATGGCAAAAACAGGTTACATAAATAACTTTAATGGCACAATAGAGCTAAAATTAATAGATGGATATAGTTATGATATAGCATCTAATGTCATACATGCTACAAAATTTGATAATATGATTATAAGAAGTAAGCAAAAAGATAATTCAAAAGAAATTGTTAGTATAGTTGATTATTGGAAACAAGCACTAAACGATGATAAGCGAAAAAAAGATTTTACGATAAATGTATTAGTTTCTATTTTTCCACTTGCAAGTGTGTATTTTGCACTTACTTTTGGAATAGTAACTTATAGATATGAAAAAGGATTTATATATTTTGGTATATTTGGTGTCTTGTTTTGTTATTTTGCTGCTTTAATGATACTTGTAAAACAACCATTTATAGCTATTCCTCTTATTTTTATAGTTACACTTCTTGCGTCTATTTTTTCTTTTAAAATTAAAATTTTAAGTAGATATTAA
- the coaBC gene encoding bifunctional phosphopantothenoylcysteine decarboxylase/phosphopantothenate--cysteine ligase CoaBC, with translation MLKNKKILLCVCGSVSFYKSYEILSALKKLGADVYIMLSDGVLKFANSVSFEALCNHKVLCSHSQNWADGLSHIQYAKMDLVLIAPASANTINRLANGIGGSVFMDTLIAASSVKTIIAPAANNAMLEHFSTKKSLEILKENGIKIIEPVCKTLACGDYGKGALADIEDIIYAVKRAIFEDEFFKDKKVVITGGATYENIDDVRAITNFSSGKMSKALSDAFYTLGANVHFISSAGFKVPYKFTKFKNSFELKTILDRENLQDKDILVMAAAISDYVPKQKFSGKVKKDVFGDKFSLELIKNDDILSNLKVSCKKIGFKMEVDEKTAKQNAKDMLKNKNLDAVCLNILNDNVKFGSDSTQIEFITPTNSTLLNYDTKENIALKIANLVKNL, from the coding sequence ATGCTAAAAAATAAAAAAATACTACTTTGTGTTTGTGGTAGTGTTAGTTTTTATAAGTCTTATGAAATTTTATCTGCATTAAAAAAACTTGGGGCTGATGTTTATATAATGCTTAGTGATGGGGTTTTGAAGTTTGCAAATAGTGTTAGCTTTGAAGCACTTTGCAATCATAAAGTGCTTTGTTCTCATAGCCAGAATTGGGCTGATGGGCTTAGTCATATACAATATGCAAAAATGGATCTTGTTTTGATAGCCCCTGCTAGTGCAAATACTATAAATCGTCTTGCTAATGGCATAGGCGGATCTGTTTTTATGGATACATTAATCGCAGCAAGTAGCGTAAAAACAATAATAGCTCCTGCTGCAAACAATGCAATGCTAGAGCATTTTTCTACTAAAAAAAGTTTAGAAATTTTAAAAGAAAATGGCATTAAGATAATTGAGCCTGTTTGTAAAACGCTAGCTTGTGGAGATTATGGAAAAGGTGCATTGGCTGATATTGAGGATATAATTTATGCTGTAAAAAGAGCAATATTTGAAGATGAGTTTTTTAAAGATAAAAAAGTTGTTATAACAGGCGGCGCTACATATGAAAATATAGACGATGTTAGAGCTATTACAAATTTTTCAAGCGGAAAAATGTCAAAAGCTTTAAGCGATGCGTTTTATACGCTTGGCGCGAATGTTCATTTTATTAGTAGTGCTGGTTTTAAAGTGCCTTATAAATTTACTAAATTTAAAAATTCTTTTGAGTTAAAAACTATTTTAGATAGAGAAAATTTGCAAGATAAAGATATTTTGGTAATGGCTGCTGCTATTAGTGATTATGTGCCAAAACAAAAATTTAGTGGTAAGGTAAAAAAAGATGTTTTTGGAGATAAATTTAGTTTAGAGCTGATTAAAAATGATGATATTTTGTCAAATTTAAAAGTTTCTTGCAAAAAAATAGGTTTTAAAATGGAAGTAGATGAAAAAACTGCCAAACAAAATGCAAAAGATATGCTAAAAAATAAAAACTTAGACGCGGTTTGCTTGAATATTTTAAATGATAATGTAAAATTTGGCTCAGATTCTACACAAATTGAGTTTATAACACCCACAAATTCTACGCTTTTAAATTACGATACTAAAGAAAATATAGCTTTAAAAATTGCAAATTTGGTTAAAAATTTATGA
- the uppS gene encoding polyprenyl diphosphate synthase, which translates to MNTLKHLAIIMDGNGRWAKQRSLMRINGHEKGAEVVDDIATYCAKNGIQTLSLYAFSTENWKRPKNEVDFLMKLLKKFIIKQREKLIKNDIKFDTIGDISVFDSDLLNEILNLKELTKKGASLNLVLALNYGGRDEIVRACKKLVLANDEINEENISKSIDSASYGDVDLLIRTGGEIRLSNFMLWEASYAELEFTDTFWPDFNSKELDIIIKKFEKKHRRFGGL; encoded by the coding sequence TTGAATACACTTAAGCATTTAGCAATAATAATGGATGGAAATGGGAGATGGGCAAAACAGCGTTCTCTTATGAGAATAAATGGGCACGAAAAGGGTGCTGAGGTTGTGGATGATATAGCGACTTATTGTGCTAAAAATGGCATACAAACTCTTAGTCTTTATGCATTTAGCACAGAAAATTGGAAAAGACCTAAAAATGAAGTAGATTTTCTTATGAAACTGCTTAAAAAATTTATTATAAAGCAGCGAGAAAAACTAATCAAAAATGATATTAAATTTGATACTATAGGCGATATATCGGTTTTTGATAGTGATTTATTAAATGAAATTTTAAATTTAAAAGAATTAACAAAAAAAGGTGCAAGTTTAAATTTAGTTTTAGCATTAAATTATGGCGGTAGAGACGAGATAGTTAGGGCTTGTAAAAAACTAGTTTTAGCAAATGATGAAATAAATGAAGAAAATATTTCAAAAAGTATAGATAGTGCAAGTTATGGCGATGTTGATTTGCTTATAAGAACAGGTGGAGAAATAAGATTATCAAATTTTATGCTTTGGGAAGCTAGCTATGCAGAGCTTGAATTTACAGATACATTTTGGCCCGATTTTAATTCAAAAGAGCTTGATATTATAATTAAGAAATTTGAGAAAAAACATAGAAGGTTTGGTGGATTATAG
- a CDS encoding prepilin peptidase codes for MIWVLFFIFGAVIGSFGNVLIYRIPLKQSVVFPASHCLKCNKKLKFYHNIPIISWIFLRGKCAFCKNKISFVYPLVEFVSGILMVLAYFYVYEIFNSFMLGVCFIILFCLSIIDFKIKMVPENLLLFAYVFAILSNYDRDLIAYHLINLNLYGTFFVDSLILAGAIIIIKTIVSVIKNRGKIYDNIEVMGDADTIIIAIIGAILGIKMGIIAIILACIFMLPFFMYFILVKKQSDIELAMIPFLFLGLIFTYIFKSEIINLISLYYNYIQNL; via the coding sequence GTGATTTGGGTATTATTTTTCATATTTGGGGCTGTAATTGGTTCATTTGGAAATGTTTTGATTTATAGAATTCCATTAAAACAAAGCGTTGTTTTTCCAGCTTCGCATTGCCTAAAATGCAATAAAAAGCTTAAATTTTATCACAATATACCCATAATTTCTTGGATATTTTTACGTGGCAAATGTGCATTTTGTAAAAATAAGATTAGTTTTGTTTATCCTTTAGTTGAGTTTGTTAGTGGAATTTTGATGGTTTTAGCATATTTTTATGTTTATGAAATTTTTAACTCTTTTATGCTTGGAGTTTGTTTTATAATACTTTTTTGTCTTAGCATTATTGACTTTAAGATAAAAATGGTTCCTGAAAATTTGCTGCTTTTTGCTTATGTTTTTGCTATTTTATCAAATTATGACAGAGATTTGATTGCGTATCATTTAATAAATTTAAATTTATACGGGACTTTTTTTGTTGATTCTTTGATATTAGCAGGTGCGATTATAATTATAAAAACTATTGTTAGTGTTATAAAAAACAGAGGCAAAATTTATGATAATATAGAAGTTATGGGAGATGCCGATACTATCATAATTGCTATTATTGGAGCGATTTTAGGCATAAAAATGGGAATAATTGCTATTATTTTGGCTTGTATTTTTATGCTGCCTTTTTTTATGTATTTTATTTTAGTCAAAAAACAAAGCGATATAGAGCTTGCGATGATACCATTTTTATTTTTAGGTTTAATTTTTACATATATTTTTAAAAGTGAAATTATAAATTTAATTTCGTTATATTATAATTATATTCAAAATTTATGA
- the truA gene encoding tRNA pseudouridine(38-40) synthase TruA: MKFLFIYSYDGSEFCGSQRQPHKNSVENYLQEALCHVGIFDKVVSSSRTDKGVHALNQCSAVSCKNDYFNDKKRLCELINRHLHPKMHIKKIILVDDNFNVRFDAIARSYRYVINHSEFSPFLSKYCHFMPKFDIEKLNDILQVFVGEHDFKNYMKTGSDAKSSVRTVYFARVFRKDNLSIITFKANGFLRSQIRLMLSNSFKALNDGKIIENSYKLQAYTRIPFSPNGLYLNKIFYNNFLNKSFFTDIDIN, translated from the coding sequence ATGAAGTTTCTTTTTATTTATAGTTATGATGGAAGTGAGTTTTGTGGTTCGCAACGCCAACCTCATAAAAATAGCGTAGAAAACTACTTGCAAGAAGCACTTTGCCATGTTGGAATTTTTGATAAAGTGGTTTCAAGTTCTAGAACAGATAAAGGCGTTCATGCTTTAAATCAATGCTCGGCTGTGTCTTGCAAAAATGATTATTTTAATGATAAAAAAAGACTTTGTGAGCTTATAAATCGCCATTTACATCCAAAAATGCATATAAAAAAAATTATTCTTGTAGATGATAATTTCAATGTTCGTTTTGATGCTATTGCTAGGAGTTATAGATATGTGATAAATCATAGTGAATTTAGCCCTTTTTTATCAAAATATTGCCATTTTATGCCTAAATTTGATATAGAAAAACTAAATGATATTTTGCAAGTTTTTGTTGGAGAGCATGATTTTAAAAACTATATGAAAACAGGAAGTGATGCGAAATCAAGCGTAAGAACTGTGTATTTTGCAAGAGTTTTTAGAAAAGATAATTTAAGCATTATTACATTTAAAGCAAATGGATTTTTACGCTCACAAATAAGACTTATGCTATCAAATTCTTTTAAAGCTTTAAATGATGGTAAAATAATTGAAAATAGTTATAAATTACAAGCTTATACCAGAATCCCGTTTTCGCCAAATGGACTTTATCTAAATAAAATTTTTTATAATAATTTTTTAAATAAATCTTTTTTTACCGATATAGATATAAATTAA
- the murD gene encoding UDP-N-acetylmuramoyl-L-alanine--D-glutamate ligase, whose protein sequence is MKKSLFGYALTTKALAKTGGWDIYDDKFKEISQDEYGNLLLPTDKFDASKSNLEIPSPGFPPTHNLVKNAKNLISEYDYFKDIMPTSVWISGTNGKTTTTKMAQFLLEKYGSDIGGNVGNPLATLNKNAKIWILETSSFTLHYTKFASPNVYILLPITPDHISWHGSMQEYEKAKLKPILSMKEGSVAILPKKYKGIESLAQILYYEDEKDLEKICGVESKNLIFKTPFLMDALMALCIEKIFFDKADFEFLNNFIIEPNKLEEIYDKFGRLWVNDTKATNIDAALQAFKRYNEFKIHAIIGGDDKGVDLSKIFEILSKQNAVIYAIGSNTNKIMDLSAKFNLKAFKCEFLDIAVNEISKNMKKENEVGLLSPACASLDQFSSYAQRGDEFKKFINLI, encoded by the coding sequence ATGAAAAAATCACTATTTGGATACGCACTAACTACAAAAGCACTCGCAAAAACTGGCGGGTGGGATATTTATGATGATAAGTTTAAGGAAATTTCACAAGACGAATATGGAAATTTACTTTTGCCAACAGATAAATTTGACGCGTCAAAAAGTAACCTCGAAATTCCAAGTCCAGGATTTCCGCCTACTCATAATTTGGTTAAAAATGCTAAAAATTTAATAAGTGAATATGATTATTTTAAAGATATTATGCCTACAAGCGTATGGATAAGTGGAACAAACGGCAAAACAACTACGACAAAAATGGCTCAATTTTTACTAGAAAAATATGGCTCAGATATAGGCGGAAATGTAGGAAATCCGCTTGCTACGCTAAATAAAAATGCAAAAATATGGATTTTAGAAACAAGTTCCTTTACGCTTCATTATACAAAGTTTGCTTCGCCTAATGTATATATTTTATTACCAATTACACCAGATCATATAAGTTGGCATGGAAGTATGCAAGAGTATGAAAAAGCCAAACTAAAACCAATTTTATCAATGAAAGAAGGCTCTGTTGCAATTTTACCTAAAAAATACAAAGGTATTGAAAGTTTGGCACAAATTTTATACTACGAAGATGAAAAAGATTTAGAGAAAATTTGTGGGGTAGAAAGTAAAAATTTAATATTTAAAACACCATTTTTAATGGATGCTTTGATGGCACTTTGTATAGAAAAAATATTTTTTGACAAAGCAGATTTTGAGTTTTTAAATAATTTTATAATAGAACCAAATAAACTAGAAGAAATTTACGATAAGTTTGGCAGACTTTGGGTAAATGATACAAAAGCCACAAATATCGACGCAGCCTTGCAGGCTTTTAAACGATACAATGAATTTAAAATTCACGCTATAATTGGTGGTGATGACAAAGGTGTGGATTTAAGTAAAATTTTTGAAATTTTAAGTAAACAAAATGCTGTAATTTATGCCATAGGCTCAAATACAAATAAAATTATGGATTTATCAGCTAAATTTAACTTAAAAGCTTTTAAGTGTGAATTTTTAGATATAGCTGTAAATGAGATATCTAAAAATATGAAAAAAGAAAATGAAGTTGGTCTGCTAAGTCCAGCTTGCGCTAGTTTAGATCAGTTTAGTTCATACGCACAAAGAGGCGATGAATTTAAAAAATTTATCAATTTAATATAA